The following proteins are co-located in the Sulfurospirillum deleyianum DSM 6946 genome:
- the napA gene encoding nitrate reductase catalytic subunit NapA: protein MSLSRRDFLKTSAAASAAAAVGISVPAELKAAGEQAEANWRWDKAVCRFCGTGCGIMVATKEGKIVAVKGDPAAPVNRGLNCIKGYFNAKIMYGADRLKQPLLRMNDKGEFDKKGQFKPVSWKRAFDEMEKHIKAALKVGGPEAIGVFGSGQYTIQEGYAAAKMMKAGFRANGIDPNARHCMASAVAGFMQTFGIDEPAGCYDDIEITDTIVTWGANMAEMHPILWSRVSDRKLTSPDRVKVVNLSTYTHRCSDLADIEIIFSPSTDLAIWNYIAREIVYNHPESIDWDFVKKNIIFTTGFANIGYGMRTEAEAKKLGYSAKELEVIKKEDAKVISEKEAPGLAHLGIKAGDVMKMDKAGAAAVHWEITFEDFKKALDPYTLDYVAKISKGNPDEKLEDFKVKLQTLANLYIEKNRKVVSFWTMGFNQHQRGTWVNEQSYMVHFLLGKQAKPGDGAFSLTGQPSACGTAREVGTFTHRLPADMDVHIPKHREVTEKIWKLPKGTINPVGYQHIMNIHRHIESGKIKFAWVNVCNPYQDSANASHWIKAARELDNFIVCSDAYPGISAKVSDLILPTAMIYEKWGSYGNAERRTQHWRQQVVPVGDAMSDTWQWVELSKRFTIKDVWGEQPIKGGKIPSVIEAAKAMGYKETDTMYDVLFATPFAKQFKADDAIGKGFDNSEVFGDNRGVMGSDGKEWKGYGFFIQKSIWEEYRQFGLGHGHDLADFDTYHKVRGLKWPVVDGKETQWRFNAKYDPYAAKAGNGDFAFYGDFAKALKKGNLVKPTTEETYSLKNKAKIFFRPYMDPCEMPDKEYDTWLCTGRVLEHWHSGTMTMRVPELYRAVPEALCYMHPEDAKAKGLKQGDMIWIESRRGSCKARVETRGRNRTPRGLVFVPWFDEKVMINKVCLDATCPISKQTDYKKCAVKLYKA, encoded by the coding sequence ATGTCGCTTTCAAGAAGAGACTTTCTAAAAACATCTGCTGCTGCTAGTGCTGCGGCTGCGGTAGGTATTAGTGTACCAGCCGAGCTTAAAGCCGCTGGCGAACAAGCTGAGGCTAATTGGAGATGGGATAAAGCCGTCTGCCGTTTCTGTGGTACCGGTTGTGGTATTATGGTTGCGACCAAAGAGGGTAAAATTGTTGCGGTCAAAGGTGATCCAGCAGCTCCCGTCAATCGTGGTCTTAACTGTATTAAAGGCTATTTTAACGCCAAAATTATGTACGGTGCGGATCGTTTAAAACAACCCCTTCTTCGTATGAACGATAAAGGTGAGTTTGATAAAAAAGGTCAGTTTAAACCTGTTTCATGGAAACGCGCATTTGATGAGATGGAAAAACACATCAAAGCAGCGCTTAAAGTGGGTGGTCCAGAAGCGATTGGTGTTTTTGGTTCAGGTCAGTACACCATTCAAGAAGGATATGCTGCTGCTAAGATGATGAAAGCGGGTTTCCGTGCGAATGGAATTGACCCAAATGCTCGTCACTGTATGGCGTCAGCGGTGGCTGGATTTATGCAAACATTTGGTATTGATGAACCAGCAGGCTGTTATGATGATATCGAAATTACAGATACTATCGTAACATGGGGCGCTAATATGGCAGAGATGCACCCGATTTTATGGTCACGTGTGAGCGATAGAAAACTCACAAGCCCTGATCGTGTCAAAGTTGTTAACCTCTCTACGTATACACACCGCTGTTCAGATCTTGCAGATATTGAGATTATTTTCTCTCCAAGTACCGATTTGGCGATTTGGAACTATATTGCACGTGAGATTGTGTACAATCATCCAGAATCTATTGATTGGGACTTTGTTAAGAAAAATATTATTTTTACAACAGGGTTTGCAAACATTGGTTATGGTATGCGAACAGAAGCAGAGGCTAAAAAATTAGGTTATTCTGCGAAAGAACTTGAAGTCATTAAAAAAGAAGATGCTAAAGTGATTTCTGAAAAAGAGGCTCCAGGTCTTGCACACTTAGGTATTAAAGCAGGTGATGTCATGAAAATGGACAAAGCTGGTGCTGCTGCTGTTCACTGGGAAATCACTTTTGAAGATTTCAAAAAAGCGTTAGATCCTTATACACTGGATTATGTCGCTAAAATCTCTAAAGGTAATCCAGATGAAAAACTGGAAGATTTCAAAGTAAAACTTCAAACATTAGCCAATCTTTATATTGAGAAAAATAGAAAAGTAGTCAGTTTTTGGACGATGGGCTTTAACCAACACCAAAGAGGTACGTGGGTTAATGAGCAATCTTACATGGTTCACTTCCTTTTAGGAAAACAAGCCAAACCAGGTGATGGCGCATTCTCACTTACAGGACAACCCAGCGCATGTGGTACCGCACGTGAAGTAGGTACGTTTACTCACCGTTTACCTGCAGATATGGATGTCCATATTCCAAAACACAGAGAAGTAACAGAAAAAATTTGGAAATTGCCAAAAGGGACAATTAACCCTGTAGGTTATCAACACATTATGAATATCCACCGACACATTGAAAGTGGAAAAATCAAATTTGCATGGGTCAACGTTTGTAATCCATACCAAGACAGTGCCAACGCAAGCCACTGGATTAAAGCAGCTCGTGAACTCGATAACTTTATTGTTTGTTCGGATGCGTATCCTGGTATTTCAGCTAAGGTATCTGATCTTATCTTGCCAACAGCGATGATTTATGAGAAGTGGGGTTCTTACGGCAATGCTGAGCGAAGAACGCAACACTGGAGACAGCAGGTTGTGCCTGTGGGTGATGCGATGAGTGATACATGGCAGTGGGTTGAGCTTTCAAAACGCTTTACAATTAAAGATGTATGGGGTGAGCAACCGATTAAAGGTGGCAAAATACCAAGCGTCATTGAAGCGGCAAAAGCAATGGGTTATAAAGAAACAGATACGATGTATGATGTTCTTTTTGCGACACCGTTTGCAAAACAGTTTAAAGCAGATGATGCCATTGGTAAAGGGTTTGATAACAGTGAAGTCTTTGGCGATAACCGTGGTGTTATGGGTAGTGATGGTAAAGAGTGGAAAGGGTATGGCTTCTTTATTCAAAAATCGATTTGGGAAGAGTACCGCCAGTTTGGATTAGGTCATGGACACGACCTTGCAGACTTCGATACTTACCATAAAGTAAGAGGTTTGAAATGGCCTGTTGTAGATGGTAAAGAGACTCAATGGCGTTTTAATGCAAAATACGATCCGTATGCTGCAAAAGCGGGCAATGGTGATTTTGCTTTCTATGGTGATTTTGCAAAAGCCCTTAAAAAAGGTAACTTGGTAAAACCAACCACAGAAGAGACTTATTCGCTTAAAAATAAAGCAAAAATCTTCTTTAGACCGTATATGGATCCATGTGAAATGCCTGATAAAGAGTACGATACATGGTTATGTACAGGTCGTGTGTTAGAGCACTGGCATAGTGGAACGATGACGATGAGGGTTCCTGAACTCTACCGTGCGGTTCCTGAAGCACTTTGTTATATGCACCCAGAAGATGCCAAAGCAAAAGGTCTTAAACAAGGCGATATGATTTGGATTGAGAGTCGTCGTGGTTCATGTAAAGCACGTGTTGAAACCAGAGGTCGTAACAGAACACCACGTGGATTGGTATTTGTTCCATGGTTTGATGAAAAAGTTATGATCAATAAAGTTTGTCTTGATGCGACATGTCCAATCTCAAAACAAACCGATTATAAAAAATGTGCGGTTAAATTGTACAAAGCATAA
- the napG gene encoding ferredoxin-type protein NapG, with the protein MSNHATQQITARRKFLTLMAQSVGFSALGGMVWSGYIAEAKSAPLILRPPGAVAEVDFLRLCIKCGQCVEACPYDTLNLAKPGDNKPLGTPFFNPREVPCYMCTDIPCVPVCPTGALNEHAVSRVVEGKKELDITKARMGLAVVDVESCIAFWGIQCDACYRACPIMDSAIVLEYRRNERTGKHAYLVPIVNSTMCTGCGLCERACVTEKAAIHVLPLEVAKGAIGGHYIKGWDASDEKRLETQSSDVTTRTKRSEKSAQDYLNADEELFK; encoded by the coding sequence GTGAGTAATCATGCAACACAACAAATCACAGCCAGGCGCAAGTTCCTGACACTCATGGCACAAAGCGTTGGATTTTCTGCACTTGGCGGTATGGTCTGGAGTGGTTATATTGCTGAAGCAAAATCAGCACCACTCATTCTTCGCCCACCTGGAGCCGTTGCAGAGGTGGATTTTTTACGTTTGTGTATTAAGTGTGGGCAATGTGTCGAAGCGTGTCCTTATGATACGCTAAACCTTGCAAAACCTGGTGATAACAAACCTTTGGGTACGCCGTTTTTCAACCCAAGAGAGGTTCCGTGCTATATGTGTACGGATATTCCTTGTGTTCCTGTGTGTCCAACAGGTGCGTTAAATGAACACGCTGTCTCACGTGTTGTGGAAGGTAAGAAAGAGTTAGATATTACCAAAGCACGGATGGGACTTGCGGTCGTTGATGTTGAGTCATGTATTGCTTTTTGGGGTATTCAATGCGATGCGTGTTATAGAGCCTGTCCGATTATGGATAGTGCGATTGTTTTAGAGTATCGCCGTAATGAACGTACGGGGAAACACGCTTATTTGGTTCCTATTGTCAATAGTACCATGTGTACAGGGTGTGGGCTATGTGAACGCGCCTGTGTGACTGAAAAAGCTGCCATTCATGTGTTGCCTTTAGAAGTGGCTAAAGGGGCTATTGGAGGGCATTATATTAAGGGCTGGGATGCTTCGGATGAAAAACGCTTAGAGACGCAAAGCAGTGATGTTACAACACGTACAAAGCGTAGCGAAAAAAGCGCTCAAGATTATCTCAATGCGGATGAGGAGTTGTTCAAATGA
- the napH gene encoding quinol dehydrogenase ferredoxin subunit NapH yields the protein MKTWILTHRFTLARRVVQLSILGLYMAANAYGFMLLSGNLSSSLVMGTIPLADPFAVLQMFAAGALVGMDVLLGALIILLFYMVVGGRAFCSWVCPMNLVTDAANWTRKFFLLDRAVERKIWLSRNVRYWVLGLSIILSLTMGVAAFEMLSPIGMLHRGLIFGMGMGGAALLCIFLFDLFAVKHGWCGHICPLGGFYSLVGRLSLVRVKHDHTVCTSCMKCKEVCPEKHVLGIVSKSSGTIVSGECTNCGRCVEVCESHALFFGVRNYINTNVGEKNDE from the coding sequence ATGAAAACATGGATTCTAACGCATCGGTTTACTCTGGCAAGACGTGTGGTGCAACTGAGCATTTTAGGGCTTTATATGGCTGCAAATGCGTATGGTTTTATGCTTCTAAGTGGAAATCTAAGCTCTTCATTGGTGATGGGGACGATTCCTCTAGCGGATCCGTTTGCGGTACTTCAAATGTTCGCAGCAGGGGCGCTTGTGGGAATGGATGTGCTTTTAGGAGCGCTGATTATCTTACTTTTTTATATGGTTGTAGGCGGTCGTGCGTTTTGCTCATGGGTTTGTCCTATGAATCTCGTGACCGATGCGGCAAATTGGACACGAAAGTTTTTTCTCTTAGATCGTGCGGTTGAGCGCAAAATCTGGTTGAGTCGTAATGTACGCTACTGGGTTTTAGGTCTTAGTATTATTCTTTCGTTGACAATGGGTGTTGCAGCATTTGAAATGCTTAGCCCTATTGGTATGTTGCATCGAGGATTGATTTTTGGTATGGGCATGGGTGGCGCAGCCTTATTGTGTATCTTTTTGTTTGATTTATTTGCGGTTAAACATGGCTGGTGCGGACATATTTGTCCTTTGGGAGGATTTTACTCTCTGGTTGGGCGCTTGAGTTTGGTACGTGTTAAACACGACCATACAGTATGTACTTCATGTATGAAATGTAAAGAAGTATGTCCTGAGAAGCATGTATTGGGCATTGTTTCAAAAAGCAGTGGAACGATTGTTTCAGGAGAGTGTACCAACTGTGGCAGATGTGTTGAGGTGTGTGAGAGTCATGCGCTCTTTTTTGGTGTAAGAAATTACATTAACACAAATGTAGGAGAAAAGAATGATGAGTAG
- a CDS encoding nitrate reductase cytochrome c-type subunit, which produces MSRKTLILVSLLGVLVASGCAASQSYTEEELGLRKVDLYSEKTVVAESTAYSTVAAGESKVYERAFENAPPMIPHDVEGMLEISKENNACIGCHLPEVAEAVKATPIPKSHFYDMRTKKMLGELSQARFNCNACHAPQSNNQPLVKNEFSPEYRSKEGTARSNLLDTLNEGVK; this is translated from the coding sequence ATGAGTAGAAAAACATTAATATTGGTCTCTTTATTAGGTGTCTTGGTGGCTTCAGGATGTGCGGCGTCTCAGTCGTACACAGAGGAAGAATTAGGGCTTAGAAAAGTGGATCTTTACAGTGAAAAAACAGTGGTAGCTGAATCAACAGCTTATTCAACCGTCGCAGCGGGTGAGTCAAAAGTATATGAGCGTGCTTTTGAGAATGCTCCTCCGATGATTCCTCATGATGTTGAGGGAATGCTTGAAATTAGTAAAGAAAATAACGCATGTATCGGTTGTCACCTTCCTGAAGTGGCGGAAGCCGTTAAAGCAACGCCAATTCCAAAATCGCATTTTTATGATATGCGAACTAAAAAAATGCTAGGCGAACTAAGTCAAGCACGTTTTAATTGTAACGCATGTCATGCGCCACAATCAAACAACCAGCCATTGGTTAAAAATGAGTTTTCACCAGAGTATCGCTCAAAAGAGGGTACTGCACGTTCTAACCTTCTTGATACCCTCAATGAAGGCGTGAAGTAG
- a CDS encoding ferredoxin-type protein NapF, translating into MQTRGRREVFTSLFGKKDAEKNQDKLCVRPPYHKEGVDFSKACLSCQGNPCVGACEEEIMVLDATNVPYLDFSKGGCTFCEACANACEENVLTLTCNETKALDVKVTIDVLACMAWHQSLCQSCLDACDVRAITFLGLFRPQINATICNGCGMCVSICPSSAMRVYTKEER; encoded by the coding sequence ATGCAAACTCGTGGCAGAAGAGAGGTTTTTACCTCTCTTTTTGGTAAGAAGGACGCAGAAAAAAATCAAGATAAGTTGTGTGTGCGTCCTCCTTACCACAAAGAGGGGGTTGATTTTTCAAAGGCATGTCTCTCGTGTCAAGGCAATCCGTGTGTAGGAGCCTGTGAAGAGGAGATTATGGTCTTAGATGCCACGAATGTTCCTTATCTTGATTTTAGTAAAGGGGGCTGTACCTTTTGCGAAGCGTGTGCAAATGCGTGTGAAGAGAACGTGCTTACTCTTACATGTAACGAGACAAAAGCGTTAGATGTAAAAGTAACCATTGACGTGTTAGCCTGCATGGCATGGCATCAAAGTTTGTGTCAAAGTTGCCTAGATGCGTGTGACGTACGTGCCATTACGTTTTTAGGACTTTTTCGTCCTCAAATAAATGCTACAATATGTAATGGATGTGGCATGTGCGTAAGCATTTGTCCAAGCAGTGCAATGCGTGTTTATACCAAGGAGGAGAGATGA
- a CDS encoding WD40 repeat domain-containing protein gives MKYLISLCVLIGTLFGAEIVPSHTIEASGIVYQIEVRGSELLAGTSAGSIDVYKLSDATLQEKILFPKIKDFTGDEVAPKIFSVDKMEQRYLAVVQATSGARELYVVEGGKPRVLIDAAANLIISKAKFVDKNRILVALLSNELILWDIAKNKAVYRTQLNPSHFSDFALNESRNIVASSCESGEITINDVNSGKMMKVLKGANVDNVYKVDFKQDKILCAGQDRRGVIYTLSDGSHIRFDAPFLIYAGAISPSLTYAAFAFNQENDIVLFNMPTHSKTHTLKGQKSTLNTILFASEKELVSSSDDKFIMIWRLP, from the coding sequence ATGAAATACTTAATAAGCTTATGTGTTCTTATAGGAACACTTTTTGGCGCAGAAATTGTTCCATCGCATACGATTGAAGCGAGTGGTATTGTGTATCAGATTGAAGTAAGGGGCTCAGAACTCTTAGCAGGAACGAGTGCGGGAAGCATTGATGTGTATAAACTAAGTGATGCGACGCTTCAAGAGAAGATACTTTTCCCTAAGATTAAAGATTTTACAGGTGATGAAGTTGCTCCTAAGATTTTTTCTGTTGATAAAATGGAACAGCGTTATTTAGCAGTAGTTCAAGCAACCAGTGGCGCAAGGGAGTTGTATGTGGTCGAGGGTGGAAAACCACGAGTACTCATTGATGCTGCGGCTAATTTGATTATTTCAAAAGCAAAGTTTGTTGATAAAAATCGCATTTTGGTGGCACTTTTGAGTAATGAACTCATTTTATGGGATATTGCGAAAAATAAAGCTGTGTATCGAACGCAACTCAATCCTTCTCATTTTAGTGATTTTGCACTCAATGAGAGTCGAAACATAGTGGCAAGTTCGTGTGAATCGGGTGAAATTACCATTAATGATGTGAATAGCGGTAAAATGATGAAGGTACTTAAAGGTGCAAATGTTGATAATGTTTACAAAGTAGATTTTAAACAAGATAAAATTTTGTGTGCGGGACAAGATAGACGAGGGGTGATTTACACCTTAAGCGATGGTTCTCATATACGTTTTGATGCACCTTTTTTGATTTATGCAGGAGCCATTTCCCCTTCTCTTACGTATGCTGCTTTTGCGTTTAATCAGGAAAATGACATTGTGCTTTTCAATATGCCTACTCACAGCAAAACACATACGCTAAAAGGGCAAAAAAGTACACTCAATACCATTTTATTTGCCTCAGAAAAAGAGCTTGTTAGCTCAAGCGATGATAAATTTATTATGATTTGGAGACTCCCATGA
- a CDS encoding chaperone NapD, producing the protein MNISSIVVQAKPLHVKALIDLFDASDFCDYHFSDENTGKIVLTIEGENIDEEMQKLKKIEATPHVISATMMMAYSEDELDIEREKLQNADAVPSVLNDDNVKIEDIIYRGDLKKKIH; encoded by the coding sequence ATGAATATATCGAGTATAGTAGTTCAAGCAAAACCTTTACATGTAAAAGCGTTGATTGATTTGTTTGACGCCAGTGACTTTTGTGATTATCATTTTAGCGATGAAAATACGGGAAAAATTGTTTTGACCATTGAGGGTGAAAACATCGACGAAGAGATGCAAAAGCTCAAAAAGATAGAAGCTACACCGCATGTCATTAGCGCTACGATGATGATGGCATACAGTGAAGATGAACTTGATATTGAGCGAGAAAAGCTCCAAAATGCTGATGCTGTGCCTTCTGTTTTAAACGATGATAACGTCAAAATTGAAGATATTATCTACCGAGGTGACCTTAAAAAGAAGATACATTAA
- the ychF gene encoding redox-regulated ATPase YchF yields MGLGVGIVGLPNVGKSTTFNALTKAQNAESANYPFCTIEPNKAIVPVPDARLDELAKIVNPERIQHSTVDFVDIAGLVKGASSGEGLGNQFLSNIREVEVILHMVRCFEDENITHVENSINPLRDIEIIESELIFADVQQLDKKLDRLKRQAKLEKGAQALAEVATELRAHLDEIKPVSTFARRDDENFQALDKELRFLSNKTIIYGANVDEAGLLEENEHVKVVKAHAKEVGADVVVLCAKVEEEMVALEEEEAEEFLRELGVKESGLKQIIRLAFEKLGLASYFTAGVKEVRAWTIVKGWKAPKAASVIHNDFEKGFIRAEVIGYDDFIAYKGEAGSKEAGKMRLEGKDYIVQDGDVMHFRFNV; encoded by the coding sequence ATGGGTTTAGGTGTTGGTATTGTAGGGCTTCCAAACGTTGGAAAGTCTACCACGTTTAATGCGCTCACCAAAGCGCAAAATGCAGAATCTGCGAATTATCCTTTTTGTACGATTGAACCAAATAAGGCGATTGTGCCTGTTCCAGATGCACGACTTGACGAACTGGCTAAAATTGTCAATCCTGAGCGTATTCAGCACTCCACGGTTGATTTTGTGGACATTGCTGGTTTGGTTAAGGGTGCAAGTTCAGGCGAGGGTCTGGGCAATCAGTTTCTCTCAAACATTCGTGAAGTTGAAGTCATTTTACATATGGTGCGTTGTTTTGAGGATGAAAACATTACCCACGTTGAAAACAGCATTAATCCCCTTCGTGATATTGAAATTATCGAGAGTGAGCTTATTTTTGCCGATGTGCAACAACTCGATAAAAAGCTCGACCGCCTCAAACGTCAGGCTAAACTTGAAAAAGGTGCGCAAGCCTTAGCGGAAGTTGCCACAGAACTTCGTGCGCACTTAGATGAAATCAAGCCTGTAAGCACGTTTGCTAGAAGAGACGATGAGAACTTTCAAGCTTTAGATAAAGAGCTACGTTTTCTCTCCAATAAAACCATTATTTATGGTGCCAATGTCGATGAAGCAGGACTTTTGGAAGAAAACGAACACGTCAAAGTCGTAAAAGCGCATGCTAAAGAAGTAGGGGCGGATGTCGTGGTATTGTGTGCCAAAGTCGAAGAGGAAATGGTCGCTTTAGAAGAGGAAGAGGCGGAAGAATTCTTAAGGGAGCTTGGCGTTAAAGAGTCTGGCTTAAAGCAGATTATTCGCTTAGCGTTTGAAAAACTAGGTCTGGCTTCGTACTTTACCGCAGGGGTTAAAGAGGTGCGTGCATGGACGATTGTCAAAGGTTGGAAAGCGCCCAAAGCGGCTTCTGTGATTCACAATGATTTTGAAAAAGGCTTTATTCGAGCAGAAGTCATTGGCTATGATGATTTTATTGCCTATAAAGGTGAAGCAGGCTCAAAAGAGGCGGGTAAAATGCGCCTTGAGGGAAAAGATTACATTGTTCAAGATGGCGATGTAATGCACTTTAGATTTAACGTTTAA
- a CDS encoding toxin-antitoxin system YwqK family antitoxin: MKWILSLLCSALMLFASERYYGVEDLDVREDGTLLETQTKKPANGVGQFFYESGQVKSQTPFKNGLREGLGKTYYESGHLRSETPFVNDKIEGLKKEYYESGVVQTEIQFKNDEANGLAKFYYPTGALQGETPFSNNKANGVAKLYSPSGKLMRTIEFKEGEVVKGLDYDAKGNQKELSREALSEATR; the protein is encoded by the coding sequence ATGAAATGGATACTAAGCCTTTTGTGTTCGGCGCTGATGCTTTTTGCTTCAGAGCGCTATTATGGCGTTGAAGATTTGGATGTCCGTGAGGATGGAACACTGCTTGAGACTCAAACCAAAAAACCTGCCAATGGTGTGGGACAATTTTTTTATGAGTCAGGTCAAGTGAAGAGTCAAACGCCTTTTAAAAATGGTCTGCGAGAAGGGTTGGGTAAAACCTACTACGAATCAGGGCATCTTCGTAGCGAAACCCCCTTCGTGAACGATAAAATAGAGGGATTGAAAAAAGAGTATTATGAATCGGGTGTGGTTCAAACAGAAATTCAGTTTAAAAATGATGAAGCCAACGGTCTAGCGAAATTTTACTATCCCACAGGCGCCCTGCAAGGTGAAACCCCCTTCTCAAACAATAAAGCTAACGGTGTTGCAAAGCTTTACAGTCCTAGCGGAAAGCTCATGCGTACCATTGAGTTTAAAGAAGGTGAAGTGGTAAAAGGGCTTGATTATGATGCTAAAGGCAATCAAAAAGAGTTAAGCCGTGAAGCTTTGAGTGAAGCGACACGCTGA
- a CDS encoding ferredoxin-thioredoxin reductase catalytic domain-containing protein gives MITKIDMNSPEFIAELEKTEAFTDKVCAQFGFAYTPLDDVKESIQQGLTRNKLIYGKRYCPCFMVIGATKEEQIKAGNRLCPCTPALSVEIPQEGTCHCTIFCTPEYAQKLAQNESVEEIAHTHTRGLSEEECALLMKKEQLDGDELEALLEAREKGSVNFLLVDTREWMEWVGNRIKGTDVLIPTTSFHNALSQLSGEENIPLILYCYSGSRSAYCQRILKHMGFKTVLNLEYGIMAYYGECESGE, from the coding sequence TTGATAACTAAAATAGATATGAATTCGCCTGAATTTATCGCAGAACTCGAAAAAACAGAAGCCTTTACCGATAAAGTCTGTGCACAATTTGGCTTTGCTTACACGCCTTTGGATGATGTGAAAGAGTCGATTCAACAAGGCTTAACCCGCAATAAACTGATCTACGGCAAACGCTACTGCCCCTGTTTTATGGTAATTGGAGCAACCAAAGAGGAGCAAATTAAAGCAGGCAATCGTCTCTGCCCCTGTACCCCTGCACTGAGCGTTGAGATTCCCCAAGAAGGCACATGTCACTGTACCATTTTTTGTACCCCAGAATATGCTCAAAAACTTGCTCAAAATGAGAGTGTCGAAGAGATTGCTCATACCCATACACGAGGACTCAGTGAAGAAGAGTGTGCGCTCTTAATGAAAAAAGAACAGCTTGATGGTGATGAACTAGAAGCCTTACTAGAAGCCAGAGAAAAAGGAAGTGTGAACTTTCTTCTTGTGGATACAAGAGAGTGGATGGAGTGGGTTGGAAATCGTATTAAAGGAACGGATGTGCTTATCCCGACGACCAGTTTTCACAACGCCCTCTCTCAACTGAGTGGCGAAGAGAATATTCCTTTGATTTTGTACTGTTACAGTGGAAGCAGAAGTGCGTATTGCCAACGTATCTTAAAACACATGGGCTTTAAAACCGTCCTCAATCTTGAATATGGCATTATGGCGTATTATGGGGAGTGCGAAAGCGGAGAGTAG
- a CDS encoding OprD family outer membrane porin produces MTTTRSFSLSVLVASLVLGTQVWGANTLADAFKEGKVNGTIKSMYRDADISGQESRGFAMGGELGYVTGKLYGFGAGFTFQTSHTLGLKNNNLAEVDTSVATSKSDLSEAYLSYTFDKTLIKVGRQYIDTPLVSTSTSRMYNDIMEGATITNTSLSDTTLILGVISQYQYRFGDMENYDNNIYTLYARNKSVKGLDITLQGTTQEDERSLLFVDGAYMFPMNFPITIGTQYLGDYADIVGEKDSYLYGFMVGTKLGGISLSAYYNKTAKDGDVTYGYGQGTDWTYNSVQWLSGYTAGTESYQAKLSYDFEHVGIKGLSALTRYAIFNNSVDAGNDAKEWDIDVKYKFSGAMKGFETRLRYADISYNQLGKPNEHDFRFIANYNF; encoded by the coding sequence GTGACAACAACAAGAAGTTTCAGTTTATCAGTTTTGGTTGCATCATTAGTGTTAGGAACACAGGTATGGGGTGCCAACACATTAGCCGATGCGTTTAAAGAAGGCAAAGTAAACGGTACTATCAAATCGATGTATCGAGATGCTGACATTTCAGGGCAAGAGAGTCGTGGATTTGCAATGGGTGGTGAATTAGGTTATGTTACGGGCAAATTATATGGTTTTGGTGCTGGGTTTACGTTCCAAACATCACATACATTAGGACTCAAAAACAATAATCTAGCAGAAGTCGATACGAGTGTTGCTACATCAAAAAGTGATTTGAGTGAGGCGTATCTTTCTTATACTTTTGATAAAACATTGATTAAAGTGGGTCGTCAATATATTGATACCCCACTTGTCTCAACCAGCACATCTCGTATGTATAACGATATCATGGAAGGTGCGACAATTACGAACACTTCTTTATCTGATACAACGCTTATTTTAGGTGTTATTTCACAGTACCAGTATCGCTTTGGTGATATGGAAAACTATGACAACAATATTTACACATTATATGCACGTAATAAATCTGTTAAAGGACTGGATATCACCCTTCAGGGTACGACTCAAGAGGATGAGAGGAGTTTATTGTTTGTAGATGGGGCATATATGTTTCCAATGAATTTTCCAATAACTATTGGTACACAGTATTTAGGTGATTATGCAGATATTGTTGGTGAAAAAGATTCATACCTCTATGGTTTTATGGTAGGAACAAAATTAGGTGGAATTAGTTTGTCAGCGTACTATAATAAAACAGCCAAAGATGGTGATGTAACATATGGTTATGGTCAGGGAACAGATTGGACTTACAACAGTGTTCAATGGTTGTCAGGATATACAGCAGGTACAGAATCCTATCAAGCGAAACTTTCTTATGACTTTGAACACGTTGGTATTAAAGGCTTAAGTGCTTTGACACGTTATGCTATTTTTAATAACTCTGTGGATGCTGGCAATGATGCCAAAGAGTGGGATATAGATGTAAAATATAAATTTTCAGGTGCTATGAAAGGGTTTGAGACACGTCTTCGTTATGCTGATATCAGCTATAATCAATTAGGTAAACCTAATGAGCATGATTTTAGATTTATAGCAAATTATAATTTCTAG